From the Methanocaldococcus fervens AG86 genome, the window TATGGATATCTTATATATTTTAGTAGCATTAGGTTTAGGAGTAATGGGTATTTTAGGATATTTTGCAACAGTTGCTGGAGTAATTCAATTTGGAGAATATATCTTAAAATTTAAAAAATTGTTAGCCCGTAGTGTAGCTATTAAAAGAGTTATCTGGTGGGCAATCAACAAAGAAATCCATATTGAATTTAAAAGTAATAAAAAATACCTTGAAAAAATTAACCCTACACAAAAAGATTTAACAAACATTAGAAAAATCGTAGTAGATATATTCACCAAAGAGTTTGGAGGAATAAACAAAGATTCTGGAAGAATGGGAGTTAATTACATACTCATAATTCCAAAAGAATTCAACATTCCCGTTGAAATCAGTATTCTCCCAAATATAGAATTAGACCTATCATTAGATTATGAAGATTTAAAAAAATATTCAAAACTCATGCAAGACCAATATATCAAAGAATATGGTGACATTCTACCAAGTGATTTAGGTAGAGAATGTCATATAGGGACCGCAATCAGCATAAACTTATTTGGGACTTTAGTATTCACCTATAGGAAAACTAAAAACTATGAAAAGCTTTTAAATGTCATCGATAAAATATACTCAAAAATAGAAGAATATTATGGACTTCATAAACCATTTCATGAAGAATACCGCTTAAAACTGAAAGTATCTGAAAATGTAATACAATCAGAAATCCACCCAATTAAAATCAGAGAATCAGATTTCTCAGTTACTATTAAAGACACAAAAGTAGTAATATGGTCAAAAACTATAAATTATTTGAGAGATGCAATTAAAAATTACCTATTGAAAATACCCATACTCTAAAATGTCATATAATCTTCTAAGTAGTTCTCAATGACTTCTAATACTCTTTGATTGGCTTCCATATCTGAATCATACTTTTTATATAGGGTAATCGTTCCTTTTTTAGTTACTCTAACCTTTATTATCTCATTATCCATATCTATTTTTAATCCTAAAAATCCCTTCTTGGTGTTACTAACCTCAGAATATAACTCATCGTCTATATCTATATCCTCCCCATACATCGTTCCACTATGGACGCTTCCGGTCCTACCTTTGAAACTAAGCCCCCACATACCTGCTCCAATAACTCCATTTCTTAAATCTTCCTCAAGTTTTTCAACTAAAAAAGTAACTGGCTTAATGCCATTCTTCCTTTTAAACAACATATAGGATAATTCTGCTAAACCATCTCCCTCTATACGTGAGTTTTTAAATAAGATGTAATTTTGGTCTAAATATAACGACATCCAAAAATCAATTGTAAATGTCCTTCTAATAATTCTACTACTCTCCTTAATTTGTATCTCATGATTTCCAATCTGTTCTATTTCATAATCTATAATTGGGAACTCTATCTGATAATATAATCTGCCCCCCACATATTCAATATCGTTAGATGCAGATACTACTGGAGGGTCAAATACAATAACTTTATATAATTGATACTCTTTACCATCTATTGTGTCCAAGACTTTATTTTTACCTAAGATTTCTTCAGGGTCTATAACTATAGAAGAATCTACAGCACACACCCACCTGTTAGTAAAACTCAAACACACCACCTACTAAAAATACTTTAACTTTATAATTTTAACATTAAAAAATATATAAGCTTTTTGATTAATCACTCTTTTACATTGACATCTCATAGGACCAGCAGACAACACACCAAAAAAGAGAAAGGTTATTTTACAGTCAAATCATAGCATTTATAAAATCATTTAAATATGCCCTCGTTTAGTTAGTAATACTCACTATATAAAGTGGATATGAACACCACATAATTGAGGTATTAATGGAAACTTTTTAATACAACATATCACAACAATACTATAGTAAAACTATGGTTTTACTATAGTAGGATAATAACCATACAAACCATCAAAACTACAGGTGGTAAGAAGGGGCAACATGGATATTGATGAGGTTATTGAAATATTATCAGAAATAGAAGAAGAAAATATAACTATAACAAACCATTTTATAGAAAGATGTGAAAGTAGAAAAGATAAACTTCCCAATATATCTAAAATAAAAAATATGCTATTAACTCAAAAACCTGTAGGAATCTTAAAGCAGAGCGGGAACAAATTCCGATTATATTATGAACTCGATGAAAAATATGACCTAATCATTGTTATTAGTGTTTGGAATACCAATCCTATAGAGATAAACTTAGTAACCACTTACCCACAAGAGAAAAAGAAAAGGGAGAGGAAAGATGAAAGAATATAAAGCAACAAACTTAGATTATGACATGAGAAACGACAGCTTATATATCTACACAAAAGGGAAAGAATATAAAGGTTCATTAGACTTAGGGGATATTATAATTGACTTCAGCGAAGATGGAAGTCCTAAGGGAATTGAGATATTAGATGCCTCAAAAAAATTCAAAATCCCAAAATATGACCTAAAAAATATCGTAAGCTTTAATAGCATAATAGAAATTACAAAAGACGTTGTAAAAATAGAAATGAAAATTACAGTATTGAAAAGAAATAAAGAAGTGGAAAAATCAATTATTGCTAAGGGCTTAAACGAGATGAACTTAGCAGAAGGCATAGCAACAATGACATGCTAAGCACGTCTTTTTTATTAACATATTAATTTGTATATTTGAATGTAATTACACAATCTCCTATTTTATAGGACCAGAAAAAAGAGAAGTTGAAAGGGCTTATTTTACAGTCAAATCATAGCATTTTAAAATAACATGTTTAAGTTTCAGTTGGATAAGATTTATATAACTCCCCTATCTTTTAAATACCCAACATACTCTTCATAACTCATAGAACATTCAATAAATCTACCAAAAGAATCCCAATCAATCTTATTATCACTATTAACAAAACTTAACTGTCTTGCAATTTTTTTAATAATGTTATCTGATATTTCAGTAGTCCTATCACTATGACTTATTTTGGTGCGAATCGGTGTCTTTTTCCCATCAATTTTTAAAATTAATTTGATGTGATGAGAATTCTTTCGTTCAAAACCTTTATTAGTCAGGGAGTTTATTATATCATTTCCCCTATATCTCCTTGACTTAACCAAGGTCTCCCTCCCCTAAAATTTCTTTAAGTTTCTTTTTTAACCTAAGAGCAGACTCATGAAGATTTTCATCACCTTCATAAAGATACTCCTCAATCATGAAATCAAACTCCTCTTCCAAATCTTTAATAGCATCCTCTAATGTATTCCCACACCCTACAAGATTTAACTCCCTATTATCCAGATACCAAACTTTATCATCATAAATAACCTTGAATTTTAACGGTTCTTTAAGTTTATATTGTCCTATCTCATATAATTCAATTTCTTTGAGTGGTTGGAAATCCAGTATTATTTCAAATTTTTTCTTGTTTTCATTCAATACTCCTATAACCTTAACAGGTTCTTCAAGTAATTTTTTAATCTTTTCTTTTAAGTCAGGATTCTCTCTTGGGTCAAATTCACCTTTTATAATTTTTCCATCCATTGTATATAATCCGAAAGTATTTGGTTCTCTATCCAACTCTACCCTTGTTAAAGTCCCATATACTTCAGTTTGATACTTTTTAAGGTATTCAACATAAGTATCTTTGATATACCTTCTTTTTTTAGGATTTAAATAAATATATTCTGCATCGGTTGGATTTTCACCAACTCCAATACTTATATGATTATCATCATCTGACCAAATTTTTTCCAATCTTTTTAAAATATTAATAGCTTTATACTCTGGAAACTTAGACAAAATTTCTTTCAACTCGTCCTTTGAATTGACATTACTTATTTTCTTAAAAAACCTTAATGTTATATCATGGGCTGGACCACCATCTGTCAAGTGACAAGTTAAAGGATTAACACCAAAAACCGCACTACCCCTCTCGAAATTTTCAAGATATAACGTAACATAATCAGATTTCAAACGTCTTGGCTTTAAATCATACAACAAACGTTGAAAATTTGATAGTATATGAGACAACGTCAGCACTTTTATTTTATGGCCCCTCACATCCCTACCCTCAACCTTTATCCATATTTTTTTCATAAATATCACCAACAATTTCCCAACATAAACAACAATACAATAACAATAAATTTACCAATTTCGATTTTTAATATAATTGTATAACTATATAACGATTACTATATGAGTTTAGAATATCAAAGATTGATAATGTTTAAAAAATCATTTACCTTCTCTATGGAAAAAGACTTCAATGTTCTTTGACGGCTGACCTATTAACATATTTATATATTCTATAAAAACATAAACAATTAATGACATAATTTGTGCAGGAGTATAATCTTTAGGAGGGTAGCATAACCACGGAGTTCTCCAATCATTATTTTCATCAATAATCATCAAAGATATAGGACCTACACTCTTATGTTTCATCCAGCACTTTCCATCATCCAATTTTTTATAAGAAATAGTGCATAGAATTTCATGTGGCGTTACATTTAAATAGTAATATCGCTTTTCAAGCCAATCAACGTATATCTGCACTTCTGAGACTATCTGTCTGTCATGTATAATCTTACCAAACTGTTGCAATATGTCACAAAACGAAATTACATCCGACAATGTCCAATAATTTACCTGTTTTTTATCCAATCTTTTTAATCTACTTACTAATCTTTTTAGGTCGTTACGGTCCTCAGGTGATAGTGCCATACTGCCACCATATTTAAGTTTGTTGATATTTGTAGGATAGTGTCCCGAGATGTGTCGGATTTAGAGATAAATATAATTCTTTGAGATTTTACAAAATTCTAAATAATTTATGTCCTATTTTTGGTTTAGAGTCCAAATTATGAAATCGTATAATTTGGGCTTATCTCTAAGGTATTCAAACTTAATTGTTCTTATTTTCTTGGTTTAGGGAATATAAACCGTTATCTAAGTATCTCGGTTTAAATGTTACTAAACCGCATAATCTCAATAAATTGACCTTTTAAGTCCAGAGATGAGAACATTTTAAGCTTTTTTACAAATAAGACTCTAAACCAAAAATAAACCATTTTTCTTTGAGTTTTGAACAAAATAAGGCAAATGTTTGTCCATCTCAGAATTGATATATAGTTCTATATTACCCATGCTCAGATATGGAATTTTGTGAATCCAAATCTATGACTTTGAAATGAATTTCAAGTGCTTGGTTATCTTTTAACTTTTCAAATGTTTTCAATAGCTTTAAGATTTTTAACGCTTCTTTACCTCTTTCAGTGATTGAATAATATGATTTTACTCTACCACCCTCATAATCGCTTTTTTCTGTTTTACTTACTAATCCTTCAAGCAATAACTCTGATAAAAGCAATGTTAAATTACTTGGATTTATGCCTGTTTTTCTTTGAAGTTGTCCAAAAAACATCTCACCCTCTTCCTCAAGAAGTTCAAGAATTTTATCAACGTTTTTCTTCATTAATGTTTTTCTAATCATCATTTATCACCCATTAAAGTTGCAAAATTCCAAATGTAATTTTACAGTTGTAATTTATAGAACGTAAAGTTTATATACTTGTATCACAAAAATAACAGTTGTAAATTTACAACTAATAAATTGTAAATGATGAACATTATAATTACAATTTTATAATTATAATTTGGTGGGATTATGGACTCCAAAAAAAGAGGTAGAAAAACTGAGAGAATCGAAGGGAAATGCTACATTTGTAAAGGAGTTCCAGTAGGAGGGTCTTGCAGACCTTATCCTTACTTGCCAAAAGATTGTGTGGGGAAAACATTGATAATAATTCCTATTGACTCTGAAAATGAAGAATAGCGTGAGATTATGGCTTATGATAATATAAAAAGAGAAATTATAAGCATGTTAAAAAGAATGCCTAACAAACAGGCGGATTGGGATAATGATTTATTACCAACTTTAAAGGCAATGTTTAACCCAAAATCTGTTTCAAACGCCAAATCCCAATTAATCTCAGAAGGCTGTATATCTCAAGAAATTATTGATGGAAGAAAAATTATAACCCTCATTAAAGACCCTTATGAAATATCCTCCCCTAACACTTTTGATGAAGAATTTTTCTTAGCTAACTATGAATATAAGATAAAAAAATACTTCAAAGAAAAGTTATCAACTGAAGGACCAGAGTGGAATGTTTTTGATGTTGAGGAATTTACATATCATTTCATAGATTGTTTGGAGATAAATGATAAGATAGTTAATAATCCTTATGAGTGTAGAAGATTGATAAATGAGATTTATAAAGAAGCTTATGAGGAGATTTTTGGTGGAGTTCCTGAAAGTATTGTTAGGATAAGGAATCTTAGAGAAAATATGGTTAAGATTTCTGAACTTCAAAGTAAGCATGTTGGTAAGCTTATAGAGTTTGAAGGCATGATTATTCAGGCAGGAAAGCCAATGAGTAGGGTTGCAAAAGGGGCGTTTGAATGTCCAAGATGTGGTAGGGTTAAGTATGTTGAGCTTGATATTTGGGATGACCCTATTAACGTGGCTAAGGAGTTAAGTTGTCCTGAATGTGACATAAAGGGTTTTAGGTATTTAGAGAGCGAGTCAGAGCATGTCAATTTCCAAGAAATTTATGTTCAGCAACCTTTGGAGTTAAGTAAAGACGGGAAACAACACACAATAACAGTGTTTGCTGAGGGGTTTCCACCAATATATAATGGTAAGGTTAAGATTACTGGGGTTGCTATTAAGAAGAAAATTAAGGGTTCTGTGTCAAAGATATTTATTAGAGCTTTTAATATTGAGCAGTTGGATAAAATAGACATTGAGATAACTGAGGAAGACATTGAAAAGATTAGAAAAGTGGCTAAGGATAAAAATGTAATTGAGAAATTAGCAAATTATATGTTTAGGGAGATTAAAGGGCATGAGATAGTTAAAAAAGCTATTTTTCTACAACAAATTAAAGGAATTACTTTTTTAAACGGTAAGACACTCAAAAGGGGAGATATTAATATTCTACTCATTACGGACCCGGGAATTGGAAAAACTACAATTATGAGGAAGTTAGAATTGTATGGGAATAAGTATGTGTCTGGAGCTACTACAAGTGTTGCAGGTCTTGCTGCAGCTGTAGTTAGAGGACCTACGGAATTTGGAGAAGGGTATATTTTAAAGCCTGGGGCATTGGTGTTAGCAGATGGTAATACTTGCTGTGTTGATGAGATTGGGGTAAATAAAGAATTAACTAAGGCATTACTCGAAGCTATGGAGAGTCAAACAGTTCATGTTAATAAAGGTGGTTTTGATGCTGTATTACCAGCAAGATGTGCAATTTTAGCCGCATGTAATCCAAAGAGGGGGAGGTTTGATAGGAATAAGACAGTTATAGAACAGATTGAGTTGTCAGCCCCTATGTTTAGTAGGTTTGATTTAATATTTCCGTTAATGGACATTCCGGATAAAAACAAGGATGCTGAGATTATAGACCACATTATTGATGAAATAAATAGAGCAATTGATGGAAAAAAAGAAAAACTTGTTATAAATGGCGTAGAAATAGATGATGAGTTTATTTTAAAGTATATACTCCATGCGAGAACATACATGCCTAAGATTAGTAAAGAAGCAAAAGAGGTTTTAAAGAACTATTATGTTGAAATGAGGAAGTTGGGTGAGGGGGATAATCCAATACCTATAACGGCAAGACAAGCCGAGGCAATTATTAGATTAGCAGGAGCGATAGCTAAGGCTAAGTTAAAGAAAATTGTAGGAGAAGACGATGTAATGGAAGCCATTGAAATTATGGATTATTGCCTAAAACAAATCGCCTACGACCCTGAATCTGGAAGTATTGATATAGATAAGATAGCTGGAACTCCGAAATCTAAGAGAGATAAGGTTGAGAAGGTTTTGAGTATTGTTAAAGAGATTTCTGACTCAAGGGATGATGGTTTAGCTCCTGAGGAGGATATTAAGGATAAAGCCAAAGATATGGGATTATCAGAGAAAGATGTGGATGATGCTTTGAGTTATTTAAAGAAAGTTGGGGATATTCATAGTCCTAAGCCAGGTTATTGGCAACTTATATGATAATTAGAGGTGAAAGTGATGGTTAAGGCAATCATTGACATTGAAACCACTGGACTCAACCCTATGGAGCATCGTATAGTTGCCATTGGTGTAAGGATTGGTGATAGGACCATAATCTTAATGGATGAGTCAGAGTATTATTTGCTGGTTAATTTTTGGGATACGGTAGAAAAAGAAGGAATTGAAAAAATTATCGGCTTTAACATCGACTTTGATTGGCAGTTCTTAAAATTGAGAAGCTTATATCATAGGTTGAAAATAAAGCATTTCAGAAAATACCAGGGCAGAGTAGATTTAAGGCAGATATTGAATGGAAGTGGTGGGCAGTATAAGAAGGGGACAAAGTTGGTAGATTACTGTAGGTTTTTGGGAATTGATGTTCCAGAGGATGACGCTAATGGAAGTGAAATTCCAGAGCTTTGGAAGAAGTTTGAAGAAGAAGGAGATGAAGAAGCTAAACGCAAAATCTGTGAGCATTTAAAGAGAGACTTAGAGAGAACTTGGGAGCTGTATAAAATATTAGTTGATTGTGGTTTGATTGAGGAATAATGCCTTTGGTGGGTTTTATGAGGAGGGTTACTTTTTATCTCTGTAAAAACATTGATGGCAGAAAACTAAGATATCTTTTACATAAGCTTGAAAATGTTGAAAATATAGATATTGAGACATTGAGGAGGGCAATTGAAGCAGAGAAAAAGTTTAAAAGGTCTCTAACTCTTACAGAGGAAGAGGAAGCAATTTTGGAGAGGTTGGGTAAGAGTGCTAATTTGTTGTTGAATTGTGAGTTGGTGAAGTTGGATGAGGGAGAAAGAGCTTAAACAACTTGAAAATCTTTTGCTTTTGAAGGTTAAGAAAGAGAAGATAGAAGAGACGGATAAGATTAAAGAATATTTAAAGAGGTTTGAAGAGGAGAGGAGGTTTGATGGGATAAAAGAATCAACAATAAAGAGTGATTTGGATAGGTTGAGGGTGTTTTTAGATTATTGTATTAATTATCTTGGAAAAAATCCAGAAGAGTTAAAAACGGGGGATTTTGTTAAATTTTTTAATTATTTGGATACAGTTAGGAAGGTCTCTAAAAGTTCGCAGAGGAAGTATTTTCTACTGCTAAAAGTGTTTTATAGAGTTTTGAGAATGTATGATGTTATTCAGGAGTTTGTTGAGGAATC encodes:
- a CDS encoding AAA family ATPase, which produces MAYDNIKREIISMLKRMPNKQADWDNDLLPTLKAMFNPKSVSNAKSQLISEGCISQEIIDGRKIITLIKDPYEISSPNTFDEEFFLANYEYKIKKYFKEKLSTEGPEWNVFDVEEFTYHFIDCLEINDKIVNNPYECRRLINEIYKEAYEEIFGGVPESIVRIRNLRENMVKISELQSKHVGKLIEFEGMIIQAGKPMSRVAKGAFECPRCGRVKYVELDIWDDPINVAKELSCPECDIKGFRYLESESEHVNFQEIYVQQPLELSKDGKQHTITVFAEGFPPIYNGKVKITGVAIKKKIKGSVSKIFIRAFNIEQLDKIDIEITEEDIEKIRKVAKDKNVIEKLANYMFREIKGHEIVKKAIFLQQIKGITFLNGKTLKRGDINILLITDPGIGKTTIMRKLELYGNKYVSGATTSVAGLAAAVVRGPTEFGEGYILKPGALVLADGNTCCVDEIGVNKELTKALLEAMESQTVHVNKGGFDAVLPARCAILAACNPKRGRFDRNKTVIEQIELSAPMFSRFDLIFPLMDIPDKNKDAEIIDHIIDEINRAIDGKKEKLVINGVEIDDEFILKYILHARTYMPKISKEAKEVLKNYYVEMRKLGEGDNPIPITARQAEAIIRLAGAIAKAKLKKIVGEDDVMEAIEIMDYCLKQIAYDPESGSIDIDKIAGTPKSKRDKVEKVLSIVKEISDSRDDGLAPEEDIKDKAKDMGLSEKDVDDALSYLKKVGDIHSPKPGYWQLI
- a CDS encoding ArsR family transcriptional regulator, with protein sequence MIRKTLMKKNVDKILELLEEEGEMFFGQLQRKTGINPSNLTLLLSELLLEGLVSKTEKSDYEGGRVKSYYSITERGKEALKILKLLKTFEKLKDNQALEIHFKVIDLDSQNSISEHG
- a CDS encoding DUF2283 domain-containing protein is translated as MKEYKATNLDYDMRNDSLYIYTKGKEYKGSLDLGDIIIDFSEDGSPKGIEILDASKKFKIPKYDLKNIVSFNSIIEITKDVVKIEMKITVLKRNKEVEKSIIAKGLNEMNLAEGIATMTC
- a CDS encoding ribonuclease H-like domain-containing protein, with the translated sequence MVKAIIDIETTGLNPMEHRIVAIGVRIGDRTIILMDESEYYLLVNFWDTVEKEGIEKIIGFNIDFDWQFLKLRSLYHRLKIKHFRKYQGRVDLRQILNGSGGQYKKGTKLVDYCRFLGIDVPEDDANGSEIPELWKKFEEEGDEEAKRKICEHLKRDLERTWELYKILVDCGLIEE
- a CDS encoding DUF2540 domain-containing protein — encoded protein: MRRVTFYLCKNIDGRKLRYLLHKLENVENIDIETLRRAIEAEKKFKRSLTLTEEEEAILERLGKSANLLLNCELVKLDEGERA